A single region of the Streptomyces sp. ITFR-16 genome encodes:
- a CDS encoding FUSC family protein: MRSRRPFVRSLPLTGPLRLNTPSDMWFKPASSVVVATAIPNLVLLRADRLDLVMYTMAGSLCALYGHNLPYARRARAVAGVVLGMVLGLAVSLVTASLTGSTAVLIAVGALLAAGQKLLCDATRIGPPGPVIFTFVSSAALFAPQRLGQVPGHLALTLGAGAVSWAVTVVAPALIRRDGPERRATARALNAAAAHAAEPGHRTHRAAVAAVHGAWGTLLAAGRPTPARRALERLVVHAETALSTGGPDGAEAARLRTWARLTRARGPVPDPAPAPGTDAELLGVDAERAAPEARGTLRALLRRLAPGSPLLPVAARTLVGCALAGYICSAAGVGRPYWAIVTAASLYQANVTLSWNRTLQRTLGNLIGVLVFAAVLPVARTGPLALIGFCLFFGFAAEALITRNYWLGSVAVTPMALLVLEYAGRHPAGELIGDRVLDTVIGAAVGFLAAVLVTNRRAAGRVEQALAAAEQARAHAVRTLAAPACGPAALDAARRRLTGSLVELREAEETAAGEWWQRDLPQEAVLAAERAGHRTLAATAKRRGPILPAQENGAV; this comes from the coding sequence ATGCGGTCCCGCCGGCCCTTTGTCCGCAGCCTCCCGCTGACCGGCCCCCTGCGTCTGAACACCCCCTCGGACATGTGGTTCAAGCCGGCGAGCAGCGTGGTCGTGGCCACGGCGATACCCAATCTTGTGCTGCTCCGCGCCGACCGTCTCGACCTCGTGATGTACACGATGGCCGGCTCGCTCTGTGCGCTGTACGGCCACAACCTGCCGTACGCCCGGCGCGCACGCGCCGTCGCCGGCGTCGTCCTCGGGATGGTCCTGGGGCTGGCCGTCTCCCTCGTCACCGCCTCGCTCACCGGATCCACGGCTGTCCTGATCGCCGTCGGCGCGCTCCTGGCCGCCGGGCAGAAGCTGCTCTGCGACGCCACCCGGATCGGGCCCCCGGGCCCGGTCATCTTCACCTTCGTCAGCTCAGCCGCCCTGTTCGCCCCGCAGCGGCTCGGCCAGGTCCCCGGCCATCTCGCGCTGACCCTGGGCGCCGGGGCGGTCTCCTGGGCCGTCACCGTCGTCGCGCCCGCGCTGATCCGCCGGGACGGGCCCGAGCGCCGCGCGACGGCCCGGGCCCTGAACGCCGCCGCGGCACACGCCGCCGAGCCCGGCCACCGCACCCACCGCGCCGCGGTCGCCGCCGTCCACGGCGCCTGGGGCACACTCCTCGCCGCCGGCCGCCCCACCCCGGCGCGCCGTGCCCTGGAACGGCTCGTGGTGCACGCCGAGACGGCCCTGTCCACGGGCGGACCCGACGGGGCCGAAGCCGCCCGGCTCCGTACCTGGGCCCGGCTGACCCGCGCCCGTGGGCCCGTCCCGGACCCGGCCCCCGCACCGGGCACCGACGCCGAACTCCTCGGCGTGGACGCCGAGCGCGCCGCCCCCGAGGCCCGCGGCACCCTGCGCGCCCTGCTCCGCCGCCTCGCCCCGGGCTCCCCGCTGCTGCCGGTCGCGGCCCGCACCCTCGTCGGCTGCGCCCTGGCCGGGTACATCTGCTCGGCCGCCGGCGTCGGCCGCCCCTACTGGGCGATCGTCACGGCGGCCTCCCTCTACCAGGCCAACGTCACGCTCTCCTGGAACCGGACGCTGCAGCGCACCCTCGGCAACCTCATCGGCGTCCTGGTCTTCGCCGCCGTCCTCCCGGTCGCCCGCACCGGCCCCCTGGCCCTGATCGGCTTCTGCCTCTTCTTCGGCTTCGCCGCCGAGGCCCTGATCACCCGCAACTACTGGCTCGGCTCCGTCGCCGTCACCCCGATGGCCCTCCTGGTCCTGGAGTACGCCGGCCGCCACCCGGCGGGCGAACTCATCGGCGACCGGGTCCTGGACACCGTCATCGGCGCGGCCGTCGGCTTCCTCGCCGCCGTGCTCGTCACCAACCGCCGCGCCGCCGGCCGCGTCGAACAGGCCCTCGCCGCCGCCGAACAGGCCCGCGCCCACGCCGTGCGGACCCTCGCGGCCCCCGCGTGCGGCCCCGCCGCCCTCGACGCCGCCCGCCGCCGGCTCACCGGCTCGCTGGTCGAACTGCGCGAGGCCGAGGAGACCGCCGCGGGCGAATGGTGGCAGCGCGACCTGCCCCAGGAGGCGGTGCTCGCTGCCGAGCGGGCCGGGCACCGTACGCTCGCGGCGACAGCGAAACGGCGGGGGCCGATCCTCCCCGCCCAGGAGAACGGAGCGGTGTGA